CCAGCACATCCACCCTGACCGGCAGGTCTGATTCTTCAAAAGCTTCCTTCAGGAGGCGTAGTGTATCCCGCTCCAAAGGATTTGGACTTACAATGGCCAGGTCAAGATCAGAATAAGCCTTGGCAGTCCTGGTCACTCTGGAACCGAAGGCGCGTACCTCGCAGTCAGGCACATGTTCGGCCAGGATGCGTTTGACTGTATCCAGATGGCCGGGGTTGAGGTCAATCATTCCTGGTTTCCAATGCTTCAAGTAACTTTACTGCGTCTCCGGCGAATTCATGCGCTGCCTGATAGACGAGTTCAGCGGTTTCGGCCTCATAGGTGTGGGAAGTCTGGTTTCTGGCTTCATGATGCCGCATCCACTGTTCCACATCAGTAATCAGCCGGTGTTCAGCTGCGTGCCTGAACAGTTCCCGACGTGCGACTCCGTCGAAAGCCGAGGCGCTGACATTCATGTCCAGCCAGCGCTTAATGAATTTCCAGCAGAGCTCGTAGGTGAACTCGAAATGCTGGATCACTCCGGATTTGATCGCATTGCGGGTTACTTCATCCATGGTTTTCATGAATTCAGCATCATCGCTTTTTGCCAGCACATCGCTCAATGCTGTCACAGCTTTTCTCAGGCTCTCCAGTTCAAGCGGCATCTATCTTCTCCTGTTTCAGATCATCAGCATTAAACGTGCTGGCAATCCTCCATTAAAAAAGTTTACTCTTTTTTCGGATTGATTGGAAGAATTAACAGGAATACAACCATCGCAGGGAATTCAGGAAACATTGTGAAGACAAACGCTAATTTTCAAGACTTGACCCTAATTATCCCCTAATTTCCCCCTAAAGTACTTTTCCCTTCTTTTTTCGTGCATTGATCAGCATTTTCCTGAACTCTGCAAGCTGGGACAGCACTTCCAGGCGCTTGATAGGTGCAAGTGAAGACAGCTGTATATTGTGGCCGTCAAAATCCTGATGAATCTCCTTGCCTTGTCTTTTCACGTCTGCTTTCGAATCCTTTCCAGAATTTCGATGTCCGCAAGGTCCTGAGGCCGTCCTGCGGCTTTTTTCGCTTTGATCAGATGGCCTATGGAGGAGATGTAGACCCTGAT
This DNA window, taken from Candidatus Wallbacteria bacterium, encodes the following:
- a CDS encoding HI0074 family nucleotidyltransferase substrate-binding subunit; amino-acid sequence: MPLELESLRKAVTALSDVLAKSDDAEFMKTMDEVTRNAIKSGVIQHFEFTYELCWKFIKRWLDMNVSASAFDGVARRELFRHAAEHRLITDVEQWMRHHEARNQTSHTYEAETAELVYQAAHEFAGDAVKLLEALETRND
- a CDS encoding nucleotidyltransferase domain-containing protein, with protein sequence MIDLNPGHLDTVKRILAEHVPDCEVRAFGSRVTRTAKAYSDLDLAIVSPNPLERDTLRLLKEAFEESDLPVRVDVLDWQSISDKFRKIIEAYYEVL